The region AGCCGCCCAAACGCGGCCGAGGACCCGGCGACGAGCAGTCGATCCCGAACTACACGCCGTCGATCAGCGCGCGGTCCATCGACGGTCATCTGGTGCGTACCGGTCAGGACGTGTTCGCCTGGTACCGGCTTTCCCCGCAGCGCTGGTCCTTCCGCTCCGATTCGCAGCGCCAGGACCTGATCGCCGCGATCGCCGGCCAGTACGCGGAGCTGCAGGGCCGCTGGATGCACCTGCGGGTGACCAACCGGCCGTACCCGATCCGGATGTGGGCCGAGGCGCACGTGCACAACGCGCGCAACCCGATGCCGGACGCGCCCGGCGCGCTGACCTTCGACGATTACATGGTCGGCGAACAGCAGCAGCTGATGGGCCGGTCGATGGCGGAGAAAGAGGTCTACCTGGGCGTCCAGGTGCAGACCCGCAACGTGGTGGACCGCGCCGTCGAGCGCGCCGCGCCGCTGTTGCGCCGGGTGTTCCCGGAGGCGGTGGACGCCGAACTGGTCGCGCTGGACAGCGAGATCGATCACCTCGACCAGGTGATCGGCTCGGCCGGGCTGGACGGCCGTCCGGTAAGCGCCGAGGAAATCTCCTGGCTGATGCACCGCTCGTGCTCGCTGGGCCTGCCCGCGCCCCGCAACCTGCCCGCGGTGCCGGGCGCGCCGTGGGAACCCGAAGACCTCGCGTCTTTCACCGATGCCTCCGACATGCACCAGGACCCGTACGCACCGACCGTGACGGTGCGCGGCCGCACCGGCTCGAACGCGGGCATCACCCGCCATCTCGCGGTGCTCACCGTCGGGCAGACGCACGGCCTGCAGATCCCGGAGATCGACGACCCGTGGATGCAGCACTCCGACCGGCTGCCCGCGCCGGTCGAGTGGTCCGCGCGGATCTACGTGCGGCGTCCCGAGGACGTCGGCGGCGAGCTGCAGCGGCAGATGAACAAGGTGCGCTCCCAGGTGCGGCACTACACCGACGAGCACGGCTTGGAGCCGCCCACCTCGCTGGCCAGGCAGGCCGGCCGGGTGCTGGAGGTCGACGACGAGATGACCTCCGGGTTCACCGCGCTGGCGACCCGGGTCAAATCCTGGTGGCGGCTGGCGGTTTCCGGCCCCACCGAGCGGGACGCGCTGCGGCTCGCCCAGCAGATCCTCGACCTCTACAAGCCGAAGATCGCCATCGAGCACCCCGAAGCGCAGTACGCGATGGCCCGCGAGTTCATTCCCGGCGAGCCGCTGGCCAACAGCGCCTACCTGCGCCGCGGCTCGGTGGTGTGGGCGGCTTCCGCGGTGCCGCAAGCGACCGCGGAGGTCGGCGACCGGCGCGGCATCCTGCTCGGCGAGACCTGCACCGCGACCCGGCGTCCGGTGGCGTGGGACCCGTGGATGGCGCAGGAAGTCCGGGACGCCTCCGGCCTGACCGCGATGGTCGCCGGGTTGGGTGGGGGGAAGTCTTTCCTTGGCGGTGGCACCGTCTACAAGACGCTGCGCTCCGGCGCGCATTGGACGCTGCTGGACCCGTCGGGACCGCTGGCCGAGCTGTGCGCCCTCCCGGAGCTGCGGCCCTACGCCCGGCCGATCAACCTGCTCAACGCCCAGCCCGGCATCCTCAACCCGTACCGGGTCGTGGCGGAGCCGGAACTGGAGCACTTCGTCGACGAGGACGACCCGGAGCGCAGCTGGCGTCGCGAGCGCGCGCTGGCCGCGGCCACCCGTCGTCGCCTGGTGCTCGACGTGCTGACCGGCCTGCTGCCGTATGAGGTGGCGCGGCTGCCGCAGACCCGGATCGTTCTGCTCCGCGCGGTCCGCGCCGTCGGCGGCCGGCCGGACGCCCACCCGGGCATGGTCTTCGAGGCGTTGCGCCGCGACGCGAGCGAGCACCACGAGCACGCCGTGGTGGTGGCCGACTTCCTAGACGAGATCCGGGAACGGATGTCGCTGCTGATCCCCGAGGTCAACGCCGACCCGTACTCCGAGCGCCGCGAGGACCGACTTACGGTGCTGACGATGGCCGGGCTGACGTTGCCCAAGGACGGCGTCGGCCGGGAGCACTGGACCGACGCGGAGGCGCTCGGTGTCGAGATGCTGAACCTGGCCGCCTGGTTGACGCAGCGTTCGATCTACGAGCGGCCCAAGAACGAGCGCAAGGGCGTGTGGATCGACGAGGCGTTCTTCCTCTCCGAGGTGCCGACCGGCCGGGTGTTGATGAACCGCTTCGCCCGCGACTCCCGGAAGTGGAACGTCCGAGTGCTGCTGTCCAGCCAGATCCCGGCGGACTTCCTGCGGATCCAGGGCTTCGTGTCCCTGCTGGACTCGGTGTTCATCGGGCGGCTGGACGACGAGCAGGCGCAGGCCGACGCGCTGCGGCTGCTCAAGGTGCCGGTCGGCGCCGGGTACGAGCAGGTGGTGGCGGCATTGGGCCGTCGGCCGGGGCCGGCCCGCAACGCCACCGAGCGGGACCGATCGCCGCGGCAGTTCATCTTCGGCGACGGGGCCGGCGGGGTGGAGAAGATCCGCATCGACTTCTCCGGCCCGCACCTCGAGCACCTGCGCAACGCGCTGGACACCACTCCGGCCGCCGAGGACTACGTCGAACGACGGGCCCTGCAACCGGCCAACAACGGCGCGAATTCCGACTCCAGCGCGCCGGCACTGGGCCCGGCCGAGGACTACCCGGAAGATTTCGAGTCGTTCGACGAGTTCGAGCTCGAAACGGTCGGCATCGGCTACGGCGATGACGGCAGCGAGCGCTCGACCCGCCGCCCGGGCGAGCGGGGTGGAGAAGACGCGCGGTGAGCGGCGCTGTGCTGTCCTTGCTGCTCCTGGTGATCGTCGCGGTGTCGCTGGTCCGGTACCGGAAGAGGCGTGAGCGCCGGGCCGGGCTCCCACCCGGTCCCGCACGCATGATCCGCAAGCGCCGCGCATTCGCGGTGGTCGCCGGGCTGATCGCGATCCAGGCGCTGATCGGCGCCCCGGCCTGGGGCCAGGGCTTCGACTGCAAGCAGGCGCCGAACCCGGAGCGTCCGGGGTCCGGGATGGTCGGCGCGCTGGATCCCGCGCCGATGGGCGTCGGGAACCCCGGCAGCGCCTACGACGAGGTCGGCTACGCCGGACTGGTCTGGCACACCTACGACCTCGGCTGCGGCCCGCAGGGCGTGACCAACCCGAACGCGATGGTCGACACGTGGCTCGGCAACGAGATGTTCAACATCGCCAAGAACCTCGTCGGCGCCACCAACGGGCTGCACTACGCGCTGCTCAACGGCGACCTGATGGACCCGCTGGACGAGGTCATCGCCACCGGCACGGTCGCGCTCTACGACAGCGTGTTCACGCCGTGGTTCGGACTGGTCGCGCTGGTGCTGGCGATCGTGCTGTTCCGCTACATCTGGCAGGGCGACCTGGCCAGCATCGGCAAGCGCGGCATGTGGGCGCTGGCCGGGCTCTGGTTCGCCTCGGCGACCTACCTGACGCCGCTGGTCTACACGCACGCGCTGGACGACGTGGTGATCACCGGGACCTCGGCGGTGCAGGCCGGGTTCCTGCGGGAGGTCGGCGTGGACGAGAGCAACGCCCTGCCGACGCTGCTGCACGACCAGGTCATCTACCGGAACTGGCTGCGCGGCGAATTCGGCTCACCCGATTCGCCGCAGGCCCAGCAGCTCGGCCGGGACCTGCTGCGCGCGCAGGCGTGGACCAAGCAGGAGGTCAACGCCGGGGCCGACGCCGGTTCGCCGGAGCCGAAGAAGCAGGCGTTCGAGGACGTCGCGGGCAAGATGGGCAGCTCCTACGGCTACTTTCAGGGCATCGACGGCAGCCGCGTCGGCGCGGGCGTGCTCGCGCTGGTGCAGGGCTTCTCCTACGCCTCGTTCCAGCTGCTGGCCAAGGCCACCATCCTGCTCGCCCAGGTCCTGCTGCGGGTGCTGATCCTGGCCGGGCCGCTGATCGGGCTCATCGCGCTGCTCTACCACCAGGTGCTGCGCACCATCGGCCGGGTGGCCGGGGCCGCGGTGCTCAACGTGGTGATGATCTCGGCGATGGCCGGGCTGCACACCCTGATCCTGACCTGGCTCTTCGACCCGCTGCGCGGCTTCTCCGCGCTGACCCAGATCTTGCTGGCCGCCCTGGTGACGATCGTGTTCCTGTTGATCGGCAAGCCGATCCGGCGGATGGGCCAGATGGTCGAGCTGTCGGTGGGCACCGTCGGCCGCGCTGTCCCCCGCGCCCCGCAGGGGCTGTTCTCCCGGTTCCGCGGTCGGCGGCCCAGGTCTGAGGAGGAGGGCGGCGACTTCTGGGACCAGGTACGCGGGATGGATCCCGACGAGGAGTACGCGTCGCCGCAGCGTGGCCGCCGGCGGAGCCGGCCGGAAGCGCAGCACATGTCGGTCGCGGCGACCGCGCAGCGGTTGGACCGCGACGCGCCGGACGCCATGGCGGCGGGTGCAAGCACCGCGCTGCCCTCCGGGAGTGCCGTGCGGCGGCCCGGCGGCGCCGCGGCGCTTCCGGAGGCGCGCAGCACCAGCCGGGTAGTCGATACCAACCCGGTGGCGGATGCCAAATGGGATGGAATGGACGAAGATCCGGTGCTGATCCCATCGCGCACGGCCGGTTCCCCGACCCCCGGCCCGCCCGAACCACCGGCCCCGCGCCGCGCGGAGATGGAGGTCGTGGCCGGCCGCCCGGTTTACGTGATCTACCGGCCCTCCCGGGGGCTGGAGGTCGCCGATGGCTGAGTACTTCGGCGCGCTAAGCGGCTGTGCCGCTTCAAGACCAGCCACTTGGCGGGAAGAGGGGTAGCTGATGCCGATCCGGACGCACCGTGGGCGCGCCGCGGTGTACCGCAGGTTGTGGGGCTGGCCGCTGCGCTCGCCGAAGCACCTGGTTGCCGCCTTGATCGCGTGCGCGGCGGTGGCGACGGCCGTCGGCTTCTTGCTGCCCGAGCCGCCGCCGAGCACCAACATGGCGGCCTCCCGCACGAGGGCAACCGAGCATCCTGCGGTCGTGCCGCCGCCCCGGACGAAGTCGCCGCCGACGATCGCGGTGCCGCAGGCCGCACCGACACCCGTCGCCCCGGACCCGGCCGGGGTGGCCGTGGTCGAGCAGTGGGGCAAGGCATGGGTGGATCACCCCGTCGGCGCCGACCGGCAGCAGTGGCTGAGCAAGCTACGCCCCTACACCACCGAGGAGTTCCTCACCGAGATGGCATCGGTGGACCCGAGCAACGCCGGCAACGTGATCACCGGTGCGGCCACCGCGGTCCACTCCACCGCCGGCTCGATGGCGGTGCGGTTGCCGACCGACATCGGTGTGTTGTCGGTGACCGTCAACAAGACCCCGGCCGGTTGGCGAGTGGCCCAGTACGACAAGGAAGGCTGACATGCGCAAGCTCGTGGTTGCGGTCGTCGTGCTCGCGGGTTTCGCAGGTTTGATCGGGGTCGGTGCGCTGACCGCCCTGCTGGCCGGTAGCGGCGGGCGCGGCACCGGCTGGTCGGATTGCAGCGCCGACCTCGGCCCGTGGGGCGACGGCGCGGGCCGCGGCGAGCGCGACGCCGCGACGCTCAGCGGTGAGTCGGTCGGCATCGCCAAGCGAATCATCGAGATCGGCAAGCAGCGTGGCCTGCCGCCGCGGGCCTGGCAGATCGCGATCCAGGCGGGCAAGACCGAGTCGAACCTGGCCAACGTGCTCCACGGCGACCGGGACTCGCTGGGCATCTTCCAGATGCGGCCGTCCATGGGCTGGGGCACGGAGCAGCAGATCACCGACGTGGACTACGCGATCAACAAGTTCTTCGACGTGCTGCTCGCGGTTCCGGGTTGGGAGGAGATGCGGCCGGGTGAAGCCGCCCAGCGGGTGGAGCGCTCGGCCTTCCCGCTGCGCTATCACAAGTGGGAGCCGATGGCCGCGCACCTGGTGAGTGTGGAGGGCGACGTCGAGGGCATCAGCGCTTGCCAGAGCCTGCCCGGCGCGAGCGTGCTGGCCACCCAGGCGATCCAGTACGCCCAAGCACAGCTCGGCAAGCCCTACGTGTGGGGCGCGGCCGGGCCGAACGCCTTCGACTGCTCGGGCTTGACACAGCAGGCATGGAAGGCGGCCGGGGTGGAAATCCCGAAGTACTCGCAGACCCAGTACTTCCAGGGCGGCGTGCACGTTCCGCTGTCCCAGGCACAGCCGGGGGACCTGGTGTTCTGGGGTTACGGCCGGGATCCGAACAGCATCCACCACGTGGCGCTGTACCTGGGCGACAACGAGGTGCTGCACGCGCCGCAGCCCGGCGAGTCGGTCGAGGTGGAAAAGCTGTGGGACGGCGGTGAGCTGCTGCCCACGGCAGTGCGGCCGGCCGCCGACACGCCGATGGCTGGCGCGCCGGCTCCCGCCGCCGGGGGCGCGCGTTAGGTAAGAATGGCGGGCGCCTGCTGACCTTCGGAAGGGTTGATCATGTTCACGCCGGACCCGATTCCGCGGCCGTCTCGTCCGCCCGCGTCGAGCACGCCGCTCGGGGACTACCTGAGCCAGCCCCGGCCTGGGACCGACAGCGGGTATGCGGTGCTGCCGCGCTCGTTGGCCCAGGCCATGCCGCTGCCG is a window of Saccharopolyspora phatthalungensis DNA encoding:
- a CDS encoding ATP-binding protein translates to MFGRRRGRERNTHQVPGPRGSNGKVRSAKGKPPKRGRGPGDEQSIPNYTPSISARSIDGHLVRTGQDVFAWYRLSPQRWSFRSDSQRQDLIAAIAGQYAELQGRWMHLRVTNRPYPIRMWAEAHVHNARNPMPDAPGALTFDDYMVGEQQQLMGRSMAEKEVYLGVQVQTRNVVDRAVERAAPLLRRVFPEAVDAELVALDSEIDHLDQVIGSAGLDGRPVSAEEISWLMHRSCSLGLPAPRNLPAVPGAPWEPEDLASFTDASDMHQDPYAPTVTVRGRTGSNAGITRHLAVLTVGQTHGLQIPEIDDPWMQHSDRLPAPVEWSARIYVRRPEDVGGELQRQMNKVRSQVRHYTDEHGLEPPTSLARQAGRVLEVDDEMTSGFTALATRVKSWWRLAVSGPTERDALRLAQQILDLYKPKIAIEHPEAQYAMAREFIPGEPLANSAYLRRGSVVWAASAVPQATAEVGDRRGILLGETCTATRRPVAWDPWMAQEVRDASGLTAMVAGLGGGKSFLGGGTVYKTLRSGAHWTLLDPSGPLAELCALPELRPYARPINLLNAQPGILNPYRVVAEPELEHFVDEDDPERSWRRERALAAATRRRLVLDVLTGLLPYEVARLPQTRIVLLRAVRAVGGRPDAHPGMVFEALRRDASEHHEHAVVVADFLDEIRERMSLLIPEVNADPYSERREDRLTVLTMAGLTLPKDGVGREHWTDAEALGVEMLNLAAWLTQRSIYERPKNERKGVWIDEAFFLSEVPTGRVLMNRFARDSRKWNVRVLLSSQIPADFLRIQGFVSLLDSVFIGRLDDEQAQADALRLLKVPVGAGYEQVVAALGRRPGPARNATERDRSPRQFIFGDGAGGVEKIRIDFSGPHLEHLRNALDTTPAAEDYVERRALQPANNGANSDSSAPALGPAEDYPEDFESFDEFELETVGIGYGDDGSERSTRRPGERGGEDAR
- a CDS encoding C40 family peptidase, which encodes MRKLVVAVVVLAGFAGLIGVGALTALLAGSGGRGTGWSDCSADLGPWGDGAGRGERDAATLSGESVGIAKRIIEIGKQRGLPPRAWQIAIQAGKTESNLANVLHGDRDSLGIFQMRPSMGWGTEQQITDVDYAINKFFDVLLAVPGWEEMRPGEAAQRVERSAFPLRYHKWEPMAAHLVSVEGDVEGISACQSLPGASVLATQAIQYAQAQLGKPYVWGAAGPNAFDCSGLTQQAWKAAGVEIPKYSQTQYFQGGVHVPLSQAQPGDLVFWGYGRDPNSIHHVALYLGDNEVLHAPQPGESVEVEKLWDGGELLPTAVRPAADTPMAGAPAPAAGGAR